A region from the Leeia speluncae genome encodes:
- a CDS encoding SRPBCC domain-containing protein, producing MSDIIWPAGYVPGFTDNYCSNEVIVTGVSIESVWTLLNTPHLWPTYYANSANTRFYDDKGPELANGDRFYFETFGFPVEAQVVEHVPPVLGQAARIAWHGWAGNTEEDRLDVHHAWLIEELSGGRLRILTQETQLGKPALALAKAKPNPMINGHQDWLDGLVAEALNTSKSNN from the coding sequence ATGAGCGACATCATTTGGCCAGCAGGTTATGTACCAGGGTTTACTGACAATTATTGCTCTAACGAAGTCATTGTCACCGGCGTATCAATCGAGAGCGTTTGGACATTACTCAATACACCGCATCTATGGCCTACTTATTACGCTAATTCAGCAAATACCCGCTTTTATGATGACAAAGGTCCGGAACTTGCTAATGGCGATCGTTTTTACTTCGAAACATTTGGCTTCCCTGTTGAAGCGCAGGTTGTCGAGCATGTGCCGCCTGTACTAGGTCAAGCTGCAAGAATCGCTTGGCATGGCTGGGCAGGCAATACGGAAGAGGATCGTCTAGATGTCCATCATGCATGGTTAATTGAAGAACTGTCTGGTGGCCGTCTTCGTATTCTTACTCAAGAAACACAATTAGGAAAACCTGCGCTAGCACTTGCTAAAGCTAAACCTAATCCAATGATTAATGGGCATCAAGATTGGTTGGATGGGCTTGTGGCGGAAGCATTGAATACAAGCAAATCCAATAATTAA
- a CDS encoding GlxA family transcriptional regulator, with protein MAVYSSGGQDSNASPIRIIRFGFILSPQFTLGAFSNFLDVIELARKQSLASSSTIRIEWDVISHDVQPIKSSAQLCLVPTTLIRQRIHYDYLVIVGGLLNESNKLPTVTNQFIQSAAANQTTLIGICTGTFILARLGLFTSARVCISWFHHQQFVSEFPQLRCSSDRLYHVEPGRITCAGGVGALHLAAYLIEQHFGKFSALQALRELQSDFPLPPNTLQPPPSLVTQVQNAKLKKAILHFEQRIRHPFSMDEVANELSLSTRHLERLFMRELKLSPTQFFIKLRLNHAYQLIKYSNHSISYIAFEAGFSDLPYFCRRFKEEFGFSASELRKNHHTLVAETTLQ; from the coding sequence ATGGCTGTTTACTCTTCTGGCGGGCAGGACAGCAATGCTTCGCCAATTCGTATCATTCGCTTTGGCTTTATCTTGTCTCCACAGTTTACACTCGGAGCATTTTCGAATTTTTTGGATGTGATTGAGCTTGCAAGAAAGCAAAGCTTAGCAAGCTCCTCAACAATTCGTATTGAATGGGATGTGATTAGTCACGATGTGCAACCAATAAAATCCAGTGCACAGTTATGTTTAGTACCGACTACGCTGATAAGGCAACGCATACATTATGATTATCTTGTGATCGTTGGTGGATTATTAAATGAGTCTAATAAACTACCGACAGTGACTAATCAATTTATTCAATCTGCCGCAGCTAACCAAACAACGCTAATAGGGATTTGTACGGGTACATTTATATTAGCTAGATTAGGTCTATTTACGTCTGCAAGAGTCTGCATCAGTTGGTTTCATCATCAACAATTTGTTAGTGAGTTCCCCCAATTACGCTGTAGTTCTGATCGGCTATATCACGTGGAGCCTGGCAGAATTACTTGTGCAGGCGGTGTTGGTGCACTTCATCTTGCAGCGTATTTAATTGAACAACACTTTGGAAAATTTTCTGCATTGCAAGCACTTCGTGAGTTGCAATCTGATTTTCCATTACCGCCCAATACCTTGCAACCGCCACCATCTCTTGTTACTCAAGTTCAAAATGCCAAACTCAAAAAAGCGATATTACATTTTGAACAAAGAATACGGCATCCGTTTTCAATGGATGAAGTGGCAAATGAATTAAGCCTGAGTACTCGTCATTTGGAAAGACTATTTATGAGAGAGTTAAAGCTTAGTCCAACCCAGTTTTTTATAAAACTTAGACTAAACCATGCCTATCAGCTCATCAAGTATAGTAACCACTCAATTTCGTATATTGCTTTTGAGGCAGGTTTTTCTGACTTACCGTACTTTTGTCGCCGTTTTAAAGAAGAATTTGGTTTCTCTGCGTCTGAATTAAGGAAGAACCATCATACTTTAGTAGCTGAAACGACGTTGCAATGA
- a CDS encoding NAD(P)-dependent oxidoreductase, which produces MSQIAFLGLGAMGSRMAANLLRAGYSLTVWNRSNEPTYPLLHQGAKVARSPKEAVAGADFAISMLRDDEASRHVWLDREGGALAGMKTGAIAIESSTLTPRWIKQFGETAAEKGIDLLEAPVSGSTPQAEMAQLIYLVGGKSTTLNQCDFLLREMGSSIQYVGELGNGALAKLCTNTMLGIQLTTLAELIGILQKCGADVSQVLSAVATTPVWSVVAGRLATSMQAGNFNPQFPISLIEKDFNYILNVVESDSFTPTIQAARDVFHEAEAKGLGNQNMTAIVKLFASV; this is translated from the coding sequence ATGAGCCAAATTGCGTTTCTTGGACTGGGTGCGATGGGGTCTCGAATGGCCGCCAATCTTCTTCGTGCTGGATACTCGTTAACTGTTTGGAATCGAAGTAATGAACCTACTTATCCATTACTGCATCAAGGGGCAAAAGTTGCACGATCTCCGAAAGAGGCTGTAGCTGGAGCTGATTTCGCGATTTCTATGCTACGAGATGATGAAGCGTCAAGACATGTATGGCTAGATCGGGAGGGTGGCGCACTTGCAGGAATGAAAACGGGTGCTATCGCGATTGAAAGCTCAACGTTAACACCACGGTGGATCAAGCAATTTGGTGAGACAGCAGCAGAAAAAGGGATCGACTTGTTGGAGGCACCTGTTTCTGGAAGCACACCCCAAGCCGAGATGGCACAACTTATTTATCTAGTTGGAGGAAAAAGTACTACATTAAACCAATGTGATTTTCTTCTTAGAGAAATGGGTTCTTCAATCCAATATGTTGGCGAACTAGGCAATGGTGCTTTAGCAAAGCTCTGTACTAATACAATGTTAGGCATTCAGCTAACCACATTGGCTGAACTAATCGGTATTCTCCAGAAATGCGGGGCAGATGTTTCTCAGGTTTTATCCGCCGTTGCTACAACTCCTGTGTGGAGTGTGGTTGCCGGTCGGCTTGCTACTTCAATGCAAGCGGGTAACTTTAATCCGCAATTCCCAATTTCACTGATTGAAAAAGACTTTAACTATATTTTGAATGTAGTCGAGAGTGACTCATTTACGCCGACAATTCAAGCAGCAAGAGATGTATTTCATGAGGCAGAAGCTAAAGGTTTAGGAAACCAAAACATGACAGCTATTGTGAAGCTATTTGCATCTGTTTAG
- a CDS encoding GlxA family transcriptional regulator: MKPLKQISIGFILDHGFTLSTLANFLDAIRLASDDQDQSRQFRFTWDIVSSSGQYIRTSSKLELIPTKKLEDHLLYDYLVIIGGTPSELSLLDDSMLKLIENHWKRNKRIVGLGGGVFLLAQSTKLRGYQFCVSRSQFHEFTSSYPEIHASSEALFLQDRNLYTCAGGIGTAQLAAQLITSHYGKMIAEKSLRIMIENINHDEVQTQPSALVQQRINNRNVRIATEIIEKNLKTPLTIPDIANQINISTRQLERLFISEMGLTPAEYIKKTRMHLALKYLLNTDFAIEHIAKDTGFLSNSHFSKAFRQAFQCTPREMRKRSIQNGATNFQRFD, translated from the coding sequence ATGAAACCGCTTAAACAAATCTCAATTGGGTTTATCTTAGATCATGGCTTTACATTAAGTACACTTGCCAATTTTCTTGATGCAATACGTTTAGCTTCAGATGATCAGGATCAAAGTCGCCAGTTTCGGTTTACCTGGGATATTGTTTCTTCCTCAGGCCAGTACATTCGTACAAGTAGTAAACTGGAACTCATCCCAACCAAAAAGCTTGAGGATCACTTGCTATATGATTATTTAGTTATCATTGGCGGGACGCCCAGTGAGCTCTCGTTACTAGATGATTCAATGCTGAAGTTGATTGAGAACCACTGGAAAAGAAATAAACGTATTGTTGGTCTTGGCGGTGGAGTATTTCTACTTGCTCAAAGCACTAAATTAAGAGGATATCAATTTTGCGTAAGTCGCTCTCAATTTCATGAATTCACTTCTAGTTACCCTGAAATTCATGCAAGTAGTGAGGCGTTATTTTTACAAGATAGGAATCTATATACATGTGCAGGCGGGATTGGCACTGCCCAATTGGCCGCGCAGTTGATTACCAGTCATTATGGAAAGATGATTGCAGAAAAATCATTGAGAATCATGATTGAAAACATAAATCATGATGAAGTGCAAACCCAGCCATCTGCACTGGTTCAACAACGTATCAATAATCGTAACGTACGGATTGCAACTGAAATTATTGAGAAAAACTTAAAAACGCCCCTGACTATTCCAGACATTGCTAATCAGATAAATATTAGTACGCGCCAATTAGAACGTTTGTTTATTAGTGAAATGGGTTTAACGCCTGCAGAATACATTAAGAAGACAAGAATGCACTTGGCGCTAAAATATCTACTCAATACAGACTTTGCGATTGAACATATTGCTAAGGACACTGGGTTTCTTTCTAATTCACACTTCTCTAAAGCATTTCGACAAGCCTTTCAATGTACTCCCAGAGAGATGAGAAAACGATCCATTCAGAATGGCGCAACCAATTTTCAACGTTTCGATTAA
- a CDS encoding branched-chain amino acid ABC transporter substrate-binding protein, translating to MKHTASTVITSAFVLGTLSLVSQAETIVKLGFGSPLTGPQAHYGKDNLNGVQLAVEELNVKGLTIAGQKVKFQIVSEDDQADPRAGTQVAQKLVDQKVNAVLGHFNSGVTIPASKLYSEAGIPELAVATNPQYLKQGFKSAFRLVGNDALLGKVLGEYAVKTLKAKNIVVVDDRTAYGQGLADEFEKAVKTNGGTVSRREFTTDKSTDFTSILTSLKANKPEVLFYGGADAQGAPMVKQMQSLGISAKIMGGDMLNTDQFIELAGGKAAEGHFSAVSGAPIDRQPGGPAFEKKYKQRYKQDVVLFAPQFYDAAYLVAEAMKKANSVEPAKYLPALQKINYAGVTGQFQFDNNGEPKNAPVTIYQVKNGKWTVVAVK from the coding sequence ATGAAACATACAGCATCAACCGTGATCACTTCGGCTTTTGTATTAGGTACTTTAAGCCTAGTGTCACAGGCCGAGACCATTGTTAAATTAGGCTTTGGCTCGCCATTAACAGGCCCTCAAGCTCACTATGGCAAAGACAACTTGAATGGTGTTCAACTCGCTGTTGAAGAGTTAAATGTAAAGGGTCTGACCATTGCTGGTCAGAAAGTAAAATTTCAAATTGTGTCAGAAGATGACCAAGCCGATCCTCGTGCGGGCACTCAAGTCGCCCAGAAATTGGTAGATCAGAAAGTGAATGCAGTGCTTGGCCATTTCAACTCTGGAGTGACAATTCCGGCTTCGAAATTGTACTCAGAAGCAGGCATTCCTGAGTTAGCGGTTGCAACTAATCCTCAATATCTTAAGCAAGGTTTTAAATCTGCATTCCGCTTAGTCGGCAATGATGCGCTACTAGGTAAGGTTCTTGGTGAATATGCAGTGAAAACACTAAAAGCCAAAAATATTGTAGTCGTTGATGACCGTACCGCCTATGGCCAAGGCTTAGCAGATGAGTTTGAAAAAGCAGTGAAGACCAATGGAGGGACCGTTTCACGCCGTGAGTTTACAACGGATAAATCTACAGATTTCACTTCTATTCTAACCTCTCTTAAAGCGAATAAACCGGAAGTGCTTTTCTATGGTGGCGCAGATGCGCAAGGTGCTCCAATGGTAAAACAAATGCAATCACTCGGTATTTCGGCCAAGATCATGGGTGGGGATATGCTCAATACAGACCAGTTTATTGAGTTAGCTGGTGGAAAAGCTGCTGAGGGACACTTTTCGGCTGTATCAGGCGCACCAATTGATCGCCAGCCCGGTGGACCGGCGTTTGAGAAGAAATATAAGCAGCGTTACAAACAAGATGTGGTTCTGTTTGCACCTCAGTTCTACGATGCTGCCTACCTAGTTGCTGAAGCAATGAAAAAAGCAAACAGTGTCGAGCCTGCAAAGTATTTGCCTGCGCTGCAAAAAATTAACTATGCAGGTGTAACTGGCCAATTCCAATTTGACAATAACGGTGAGCCTAAAAATGCACCAGTTACTATTTATCAAGTGAAAAACGGCAAATGGACAGTTGTGGCTGTTAAATAG
- the purU gene encoding formyltetrahydrofolate deformylase, translated as MNDKQSVQESFILMVSCKGLCGIVAAIGNFLADRGCYITSMSQFDDVESDRYFSRVTFTTSAHHPASLDELKDAFKATAASFEMDWDIYDAAERPKVLLMVSKFDHCLQDLFYRQKTGELKIDITAVVSNHEDLREFVESNDVPFHYLPVNPENKAAQENKLLEIVDSTKSELVVLARYMQILSNDLCRKLSGRAINIHHSFLPGFKGAKPYHQAFDRGVKLIGATAHYVTADLDEGPIIEQVVERVDHAFMPDDLVAAGRDSERLALAKAVRFHIERRVFMNGHRTVVFK; from the coding sequence ATGAACGACAAGCAATCAGTACAAGAAAGCTTTATTTTAATGGTCAGCTGTAAGGGGTTATGCGGCATTGTTGCTGCAATTGGTAACTTTCTTGCTGACAGAGGTTGCTACATCACGTCTATGTCTCAGTTTGATGATGTTGAGTCAGATAGATATTTCTCCAGAGTAACTTTTACAACTAGCGCTCATCATCCCGCTTCTCTTGATGAGCTTAAAGACGCTTTCAAAGCGACAGCTGCTAGTTTTGAAATGGACTGGGATATCTATGACGCGGCTGAAAGACCAAAAGTGTTGCTGATGGTGTCTAAGTTTGACCATTGCTTACAAGATCTTTTCTATCGTCAAAAAACGGGCGAATTAAAAATCGACATAACAGCTGTTGTTTCAAATCATGAAGATTTGCGTGAGTTTGTCGAATCAAATGATGTGCCTTTCCATTATTTACCTGTTAATCCAGAGAATAAGGCGGCGCAAGAAAATAAGTTATTAGAGATTGTGGATTCAACTAAGAGTGAATTAGTTGTGTTAGCTCGATATATGCAGATCTTATCAAATGATCTCTGTAGAAAACTCTCTGGGCGTGCAATCAATATTCATCACTCTTTCCTACCTGGTTTTAAAGGGGCAAAACCTTATCACCAAGCATTTGACCGCGGTGTAAAACTGATTGGCGCGACTGCTCACTATGTCACGGCAGATCTTGATGAAGGTCCAATTATCGAACAAGTAGTCGAGCGAGTCGACCATGCTTTTATGCCTGATGACCTAGTGGCAGCAGGTAGAGATTCTGAACGTTTAGCGCTGGCAAAAGCCGTTCGTTTTCACATAGAGCGCCGTGTATTTATGAATGGACATCGAACGGTTGTCTTTAAGTAA
- a CDS encoding LysR family transcriptional regulator, producing MRAFDSTQVGTIELFCKAAEFQSFSTAAETLGLTPASVSRSIKRLEERLGVRLFSRTTRLVRLTREGELYWNECKQALEQIAEAERIITGQQKVPSGLLRISVGTLYANYRLLPILKKFTSAYPQIELEISLSNRVADIVEEGYDLAIRIGTPQDTRLIAHKLEDATVGIFATPEYLQEHGMPEHLNDLSNHDCLQFVLPSTGRIMPWILNMPNGEPMDYQFNSRFRIHEDAFGCISWGLAGGGLFQTYHFIAEPALARGELVEVLKSYGGRSRQFSVTYPQNRHLSARVRAFVDFLKTQLCYPSSPSLQ from the coding sequence ATGAGAGCATTTGATTCAACACAAGTAGGTACTATCGAGTTATTTTGCAAAGCAGCAGAATTTCAGAGCTTCTCTACAGCAGCCGAAACACTTGGACTAACACCTGCGTCTGTTAGCAGGTCAATCAAGCGACTAGAAGAACGCTTGGGTGTTCGTCTATTCTCGCGAACCACACGGCTAGTGAGATTGACTCGTGAAGGTGAGTTATATTGGAATGAATGCAAACAAGCACTCGAACAGATTGCAGAGGCGGAACGGATTATTACCGGCCAGCAGAAAGTCCCAAGTGGATTATTGCGGATAAGTGTTGGAACCTTATATGCAAACTATCGCCTACTGCCAATTTTGAAGAAATTTACTTCCGCTTATCCACAGATTGAACTCGAAATTAGTTTATCGAACCGAGTTGCAGACATTGTGGAAGAAGGATACGACCTTGCCATACGGATTGGTACACCACAAGACACCCGCTTAATTGCACACAAATTGGAAGATGCAACGGTCGGGATCTTTGCTACACCAGAATATCTTCAGGAGCATGGTATGCCAGAACACCTGAATGATTTATCAAACCACGATTGTTTACAATTTGTTCTTCCATCAACAGGCCGAATCATGCCTTGGATATTAAATATGCCTAATGGTGAGCCAATGGATTATCAATTTAATAGCCGTTTTCGCATCCATGAGGATGCTTTCGGCTGTATCAGTTGGGGACTAGCAGGTGGCGGATTATTCCAGACATATCATTTTATCGCTGAACCTGCATTAGCCCGTGGAGAGTTAGTAGAAGTGCTGAAGTCCTATGGAGGAAGATCTCGACAATTTTCAGTGACATATCCACAAAACCGACATTTATCAGCACGTGTTCGCGCTTTTGTTGACTTCTTAAAAACACAACTTTGCTACCCGTCTAGTCCATCACTCCAGTAG
- a CDS encoding NADH:flavin oxidoreductase/NADH oxidase, whose product MSVLFSPFELNGIKLRNRIAVPPMCQYSAVNGYTNDWHQTHYASIARGGAGLVIVEATAVSPEGRITPSCLGLWEDGQKEGLSIIASSIKKAGAVPGIQIAHAGRKACANRPWEGDDHIPSDAPEAWETIAPSAIPFGGGLNRTPRKMTLEDIERVKADFVAAARRAKESGFEWLELHFAHGYLAQSFFSDHSNQRVDHYGGSFENRARFILETLEAVRDIWPAKFALTARLGVIEYDGRDTETLEESIELARRMRVLGIDLLNVSVNFVIPDTHIPWGETAFLAPIAASVKREANIPVASSWGLDNPFVAQQVVESGQMDLVMIGRAMLANPHYPHLLAHALEIKHPDWTLPAPYAHWLERYRGAAQYPVRLLGDA is encoded by the coding sequence ATGTCAGTTTTATTTTCCCCTTTTGAGCTAAATGGTATCAAGCTTCGCAATCGAATCGCTGTACCGCCTATGTGCCAATATAGTGCGGTTAATGGTTATACAAATGATTGGCATCAGACGCATTATGCGAGCATTGCTCGAGGAGGAGCCGGCCTGGTAATCGTAGAGGCAACCGCCGTTTCTCCTGAAGGACGAATTACCCCTAGTTGCCTTGGACTATGGGAGGATGGTCAAAAAGAAGGGTTATCCATTATTGCTTCTTCTATCAAGAAAGCTGGTGCTGTACCAGGAATACAAATTGCGCATGCAGGAAGAAAAGCTTGTGCAAATCGTCCGTGGGAGGGGGATGATCATATCCCTTCCGATGCGCCAGAAGCATGGGAGACGATTGCGCCTTCTGCCATACCATTTGGTGGTGGATTAAATCGCACACCACGAAAGATGACACTCGAAGATATTGAACGCGTAAAGGCTGACTTTGTTGCTGCCGCACGCCGTGCGAAAGAATCGGGCTTCGAATGGTTAGAGCTTCATTTTGCACATGGCTATTTGGCACAATCCTTTTTTTCAGATCACTCCAATCAACGTGTGGATCACTATGGTGGTAGCTTTGAGAATCGCGCTAGATTTATTTTGGAAACACTAGAGGCTGTTCGAGACATTTGGCCTGCAAAATTTGCCCTAACAGCACGATTGGGTGTTATTGAATATGATGGTCGGGACACAGAGACACTTGAAGAATCAATAGAGCTTGCTCGAAGAATGCGCGTTCTAGGAATTGATCTGTTGAATGTGAGTGTTAATTTTGTGATTCCAGATACTCATATTCCTTGGGGCGAAACTGCATTCTTGGCTCCAATCGCTGCTAGCGTCAAACGAGAAGCCAATATCCCCGTTGCATCTAGTTGGGGGTTAGATAACCCATTCGTTGCCCAGCAGGTTGTAGAAAGTGGACAAATGGATTTAGTGATGATTGGACGAGCAATGCTTGCGAATCCTCATTATCCTCATCTGCTTGCTCATGCGCTTGAAATTAAACACCCCGACTGGACTCTACCTGCACCCTATGCTCACTGGTTAGAGCGATATCGCGGCGCTGCTCAATATCCAGTGAGGCTTTTAGGTGACGCCTAA
- a CDS encoding tyrosine-type recombinase/integrase encodes MGQNSSKITVKQLENLSDADDGRVLREVGGLVGKVRAGTRGISVLFRYEYSQGGKKMDCRLGAWPKKSLADIRVERDRLKPIAQQGINLNAAKKAQSIEAQAAVAATIAKAEQERVASLTVEDLFNSWIVDGVARKDGNAELRRRFAKDVLPQIGQIVLGELQHSDILSVLRKQMGRGVVRLAVSTFTDISQMMAWAEKRKPWRPLLTDGNPCDLVEIRKLLPEEYEEERDRVLSGAEIRELAEIFKKMDSAYEGAPNKRLATRPVDKKTRFALWISLGTLCRIGELLMARWEHVNLETGVWFIPRENVKGVRGKKHEHYIFLSNFARHQFAELHKLTGSGEWCFPAKNTVGVTTHVCLKTVSKQVGDRQICFKNRNSPLKARAFDNSLVLSRGANGEWTPHDLRRTGATMMQALGVSLDVIDRCQNHIITGSKVRRHYLHHDYSKEKSEAWNLLGNRINEILSEDTFERTI; translated from the coding sequence ATGGGGCAAAATAGTTCTAAGATTACAGTTAAGCAACTTGAGAACCTATCCGATGCAGATGATGGTCGAGTCCTTCGCGAGGTTGGCGGGCTAGTTGGCAAAGTTCGGGCAGGAACACGGGGAATTTCTGTTCTTTTCCGCTATGAGTACTCGCAAGGCGGTAAAAAGATGGACTGCCGCCTCGGTGCCTGGCCAAAAAAGAGCCTCGCGGATATACGTGTTGAGCGGGACCGGTTAAAACCCATTGCGCAGCAGGGAATTAATTTAAACGCAGCCAAAAAAGCTCAGAGTATTGAAGCTCAGGCAGCTGTTGCCGCGACTATCGCCAAAGCCGAGCAAGAGCGAGTTGCCTCTTTAACTGTTGAGGATTTGTTTAACTCATGGATTGTGGACGGTGTTGCAAGAAAAGACGGTAATGCTGAATTGCGTCGTCGATTTGCCAAGGATGTTCTCCCGCAAATCGGTCAGATAGTACTTGGTGAATTACAGCACAGCGATATTCTTTCTGTTCTTAGGAAACAAATGGGACGGGGAGTGGTGCGTTTAGCAGTTTCCACATTTACAGACATCAGTCAAATGATGGCATGGGCAGAAAAACGTAAACCATGGCGGCCATTACTGACCGACGGAAACCCATGTGACCTTGTTGAGATACGCAAATTATTACCCGAAGAGTACGAAGAAGAGCGTGATAGAGTCTTATCAGGCGCTGAAATTCGGGAGCTTGCTGAGATTTTCAAGAAAATGGACTCAGCCTATGAAGGTGCTCCAAATAAGCGGTTGGCAACTCGCCCCGTAGACAAAAAAACGCGCTTTGCGCTCTGGATTAGTCTAGGTACGCTATGTCGCATAGGCGAATTACTAATGGCCCGCTGGGAGCACGTTAATCTTGAGACCGGTGTTTGGTTTATACCTAGAGAAAATGTGAAAGGCGTAAGGGGCAAGAAACATGAACACTATATATTTCTCTCCAACTTTGCACGTCACCAGTTTGCCGAGTTGCATAAGTTAACAGGTTCTGGAGAGTGGTGTTTTCCAGCAAAAAATACTGTCGGCGTTACGACACATGTTTGCCTAAAGACGGTAAGCAAGCAGGTCGGTGATAGACAAATTTGCTTCAAAAATCGCAATTCACCACTCAAGGCACGCGCTTTTGATAATTCTCTTGTTTTATCCAGAGGAGCTAACGGTGAATGGACTCCACACGATTTGCGTCGGACAGGAGCGACTATGATGCAAGCGCTTGGAGTAAGTCTCGATGTCATCGATAGATGTCAAAACCACATAATTACTGGTTCAAAGGTGCGTCGACATTATCTACACCATGACTATTCGAAAGAAAAATCGGAGGCATGGAATTTGTTAGGTAATCGTATCAATGAAATTCTTTCAGAAGATACATTTGAAAGAACAATCTGA
- a CDS encoding tetrahydrofolate dehydrogenase/cyclohydrolase catalytic domain-containing protein yields MKATVLDGKSLSLDIESSLKIKVSNLIEKTGITPVLATILVGDDPSSAIYVQMKVNACHRVGLGSRKIVLPQETSTAELLAVIDSLNQDESVRGILLQHPVPPQIDEQACFDRIDLDKDVDGVTCHGFGRMSFGQFSYGAATPSGVMKLLAFHEVNLSGLNAVVVGRSTILGKPMAQMLLNENATVTICHSRTKHLPEIISRADLIVGAVGKPHFIKSAWIKDGAIVIDAGYHPGGIGDIEVSTLPERSLAYTPVPGGVGPMTISTLISQTVDSAYQLYLSGDGSRH; encoded by the coding sequence ATGAAGGCTACAGTTTTGGATGGAAAGTCTCTTTCCTTGGATATCGAGTCTAGCTTAAAAATCAAAGTTAGCAACCTTATCGAAAAAACGGGTATTACTCCAGTACTTGCAACCATTCTTGTGGGTGATGATCCATCCTCTGCGATTTATGTGCAGATGAAAGTAAATGCCTGTCACCGGGTAGGTTTGGGCTCTCGTAAGATCGTACTGCCTCAAGAAACTAGTACTGCTGAATTACTAGCTGTCATTGACTCACTTAATCAAGATGAGAGTGTTAGAGGAATTTTGCTTCAACATCCTGTTCCTCCTCAAATTGATGAGCAGGCGTGTTTTGACAGAATCGACTTAGATAAAGACGTCGATGGTGTTACCTGCCATGGGTTCGGACGAATGAGTTTTGGCCAATTTTCTTATGGTGCAGCAACACCATCTGGCGTAATGAAATTATTGGCATTTCATGAAGTCAATTTATCGGGGCTAAATGCAGTCGTTGTTGGTCGAAGCACGATCCTAGGCAAGCCGATGGCTCAAATGTTGTTAAATGAAAATGCGACCGTCACCATTTGTCACTCTAGGACGAAACATTTGCCGGAAATCATTTCTAGAGCCGATTTAATTGTCGGGGCAGTCGGTAAGCCTCACTTCATCAAATCAGCATGGATAAAGGATGGCGCAATTGTTATTGATGCCGGTTATCATCCTGGAGGCATCGGTGATATCGAAGTCAGCACACTACCAGAGAGAAGCCTAGCTTATACCCCTGTTCCAGGAGGCGTAGGCCCTATGACTATTTCTACCTTAATTTCACAAACTGTCGATTCTGCCTATCAACTCTATTTATCCGGAGATGGTAGTAGGCATTAA